A genomic region of Mycobacterium sp. Aquia_213 contains the following coding sequences:
- a CDS encoding DUF6065 family protein yields MSADMSGSSEPTASDRELIAYELHSGHGVELIPASRDRGWMDSTRERFANRCLPLLMANQAGWLVTSTGRVRARWHGGAAPDSIEFDYGGNAPMFRPTSHFGHGIITWSLPFLFRTPPGFNLLVRGPVNCPKHGIAALEGIVETDWSPSTFTLNWKFTRPRVWATFESGEPVGVLVPQRRAELDEFVPKMVSIAAAPDELRTAYYDWWQNRRAFNADLQYPGSFARQAGWQKDYFRGTLPDGSAAPQHQTRLRLRPFTRVEDEICGWTPGPTATKAPGGPR; encoded by the coding sequence ATGTCAGCCGACATGTCCGGCAGCAGCGAGCCCACCGCTAGCGATCGCGAACTCATCGCCTACGAGTTGCACAGCGGGCACGGCGTCGAGTTGATCCCCGCTTCGCGGGACCGCGGCTGGATGGACTCGACGCGCGAGCGATTCGCCAATCGCTGCCTGCCCCTGCTGATGGCCAACCAGGCCGGTTGGCTCGTCACGAGCACTGGGCGCGTGCGCGCGCGGTGGCATGGCGGGGCGGCGCCGGACTCCATCGAGTTCGACTACGGAGGCAATGCGCCGATGTTTCGGCCGACGAGTCACTTCGGGCACGGGATCATCACCTGGAGCCTGCCGTTCCTGTTCCGCACTCCCCCCGGTTTCAACCTGCTGGTCCGCGGTCCGGTCAACTGCCCGAAGCACGGCATTGCGGCTCTGGAAGGAATCGTCGAAACCGACTGGTCCCCTTCAACTTTCACCCTCAACTGGAAATTCACCCGGCCGCGGGTCTGGGCAACCTTCGAATCCGGCGAGCCGGTCGGCGTGCTGGTACCGCAACGACGAGCCGAGCTCGACGAATTCGTGCCCAAGATGGTGTCGATCGCGGCGGCACCCGACGAGCTGCGCACGGCGTATTACGACTGGTGGCAGAATCGCCGCGCGTTCAATGCAGATCTGCAGTATCCGGGATCGTTCGCGCGCCAGGCGGGTTGGCAGAAGGACTACTTCCGGGGCACGCTCCCCGACGGTTCGGCCGCGCCACAGCACCAAACCCGCTTGCGTTTGCGGCCTTTCACTCGGGTGGAAGACGAGATCTGTGGATGGACGCCGGGTCCGACCGCCACAAAAGCGCCCGGCGGACCTCGCTGA
- a CDS encoding TauD/TfdA dioxygenase family protein has protein sequence MVRPAEITLTVAQLGAHIGARIDGVRLGGDLDAGVVDQLHAALLRHKVIFFRDQHHLDDARQFAFAKRLGAPIRVFGANALPDGPPGVSVVDSQRGKATRWHTDHTFSLNVPKASILRAVTLPRYGGSTLWASTAAAYAALPAPLRSLAENLRALHSSNRFDQLGYVEGMGCVLVPGGTPAPYQALESVNMLSNQLQAAREEESTFRTEHPVVRVHPETGERTLLLGGWARGFVGLQSDESRVLFELLQRRITLPENTIRWDWEPGDVAIWDNCATQHRAVDDYDDEHRLMHRVALIGEIPVDIHGRRSRQLSGGTPESITD, from the coding sequence ATGGTAAGGCCGGCGGAAATCACCCTCACCGTCGCCCAATTGGGCGCCCACATTGGCGCGCGCATCGATGGAGTGCGACTCGGCGGCGATCTCGATGCGGGCGTGGTGGATCAGCTCCATGCCGCGCTGCTGCGGCACAAGGTGATCTTCTTCCGCGATCAGCACCACCTCGACGACGCGCGGCAGTTCGCCTTCGCCAAGCGGCTTGGCGCGCCGATCCGGGTGTTCGGCGCCAATGCCCTTCCCGATGGCCCACCGGGGGTGTCTGTGGTCGACTCCCAACGGGGTAAGGCAACGCGCTGGCACACCGACCACACCTTCTCCCTCAATGTGCCGAAAGCCTCGATACTGCGCGCGGTGACTCTGCCTCGCTACGGCGGCTCGACACTGTGGGCATCAACGGCCGCGGCCTACGCGGCACTGCCCGCGCCACTGAGAAGCCTGGCCGAAAATCTCCGGGCACTGCACAGCAGTAACCGCTTTGACCAACTCGGATACGTCGAGGGTATGGGGTGTGTGCTGGTGCCGGGTGGCACACCCGCCCCGTATCAGGCGCTGGAAAGCGTCAACATGCTGAGCAATCAGCTGCAGGCGGCGCGCGAGGAGGAATCCACCTTTCGCACCGAACATCCGGTGGTGCGAGTGCACCCCGAAACCGGCGAGCGCACGCTGCTGCTCGGCGGATGGGCGCGCGGATTCGTTGGTCTGCAGAGCGACGAATCACGGGTGTTATTCGAACTGTTGCAACGCCGTATCACCTTGCCGGAGAACACTATCCGGTGGGATTGGGAGCCGGGTGACGTGGCGATCTGGGACAACTGCGCGACTCAGCACCGCGCCGTCGACGACTACGACGACGAGCACCGCCTCATGCACCGTGTTGCCTTGATCGGCGAGATCCCGGTCGATATTCACGGTCGACGCAGCCGGCAGCTCAGTGGTGGGACACCCGAATCGATTACCGACTAG